From Bradyrhizobium symbiodeficiens, the proteins below share one genomic window:
- a CDS encoding alpha-amylase family glycosyl hydrolase, whose translation MTALWWQTAVIYQIYPRSFQDSNGDGVGDLQGIAQRLDDLAGLGIDAIWLSPISPSPMVDFGYDVADYCDIDPCFGTLADFDDLLRQAHRRGLKVLLDFVPNHTSDQHPWFVESRAARDNPKRDWYIWRDAAADGGAPNNWISDFGGSAWQWDEITGQYYYHAFLKEQPDLNWRHPDVQAAMFDVMRFWFDRGVDGFRIDVLWHMVKAADFPDNPPNPDYRPGMGEMHRLLQLHSTDQPEVHGIAAAMRDIADSYGARGLGERVLIGEIYLPIDRLMHYYGQERPGVHLPFNFQLIDMKWDARILAAAITDYEAALPRAGWPNWVLGNHDRPRVATRLGQAQARVAAVLLLTLRGTPTLYYGDELGLSDVGIEPAQVKDPRELREPGLGLGRDPVRTPMPWDGSDNSGFSTAKPWLPLHADWRTRNVAQMTDDPHSILTLYRRLLALRRDHPALSIGDFALVTVEDELLVYARRHGSQLLLVALNFGEWLHRLPLPDWAHGGRLLLSTHEDTPLAEHDALLLRSHEAVVLEAR comes from the coding sequence ATGACCGCGCTCTGGTGGCAGACGGCCGTGATCTATCAGATCTACCCGCGCTCCTTTCAGGACAGCAATGGCGACGGCGTCGGCGACCTCCAGGGCATCGCGCAGCGGCTCGATGATCTCGCAGGCCTTGGCATCGACGCGATCTGGCTCTCGCCCATCTCACCGTCGCCGATGGTCGATTTCGGCTATGACGTCGCCGATTACTGCGACATCGATCCATGCTTCGGCACGCTGGCGGATTTCGACGATCTGCTGAGGCAGGCGCATCGGCGCGGGCTCAAGGTGCTGCTCGACTTCGTGCCCAACCACACCTCCGACCAGCATCCATGGTTCGTCGAGAGCCGCGCTGCGAGAGACAATCCGAAAAGAGATTGGTACATCTGGCGCGATGCCGCCGCGGATGGCGGTGCGCCCAACAACTGGATCAGCGATTTCGGCGGCTCGGCCTGGCAATGGGACGAGATCACCGGGCAATATTACTACCACGCCTTCCTGAAGGAGCAGCCGGACCTCAACTGGCGTCATCCGGATGTGCAGGCGGCGATGTTCGACGTGATGCGGTTCTGGTTCGACCGCGGCGTCGATGGCTTCCGCATCGATGTGCTCTGGCACATGGTGAAGGCGGCGGACTTCCCGGACAATCCGCCCAACCCGGACTATCGGCCAGGCATGGGCGAGATGCACCGCCTGCTGCAACTTCACTCGACCGACCAGCCCGAGGTGCACGGCATTGCGGCTGCGATGCGCGACATCGCCGACAGCTACGGCGCAAGAGGACTGGGCGAGCGCGTTCTGATCGGCGAGATCTATTTGCCGATCGACCGTCTCATGCACTATTACGGCCAGGAACGCCCGGGCGTGCATCTGCCGTTCAATTTCCAGCTCATCGACATGAAGTGGGACGCGCGCATCCTTGCGGCGGCGATCACCGATTATGAGGCCGCGCTGCCGCGCGCCGGCTGGCCGAACTGGGTGCTCGGCAACCACGACCGTCCCCGCGTCGCCACGCGGCTCGGTCAGGCCCAGGCCCGCGTCGCGGCCGTGTTGCTACTGACGCTGCGCGGCACGCCCACGCTCTATTACGGCGACGAGCTGGGCTTGAGCGATGTCGGAATCGAACCCGCGCAGGTGAAGGACCCGCGCGAGCTGCGTGAGCCCGGCCTGGGGTTGGGCCGCGATCCCGTGCGCACGCCGATGCCGTGGGACGGCAGCGACAATTCGGGTTTCAGCACGGCCAAACCGTGGCTGCCGCTCCATGCCGACTGGCGAACGCGCAACGTGGCGCAGATGACGGACGATCCGCACTCCATCCTGACGCTGTATCGTCGCCTGCTTGCGCTCCGGCGCGATCATCCCGCCTTGTCGATCGGCGACTTCGCCCTGGTGACTGTCGAAGACGAGCTCCTGGTCTACGCGCGCCGGCACGGGTCGCAGCTTCTGCTGGTGGCGCTCAATTTCGGAGAATGGCTGCACCGTCTGCCATTGCCGGATTGGGCACACGGAGGCCGGCTGCTCCTGTCCACGCACGAGGATACGCCGCTGGCCGAACACGACGCTCTCCTGCTACGGTCGCATGAAGCCGTCGTGCTCGAAGCTCGATAG
- a CDS encoding glycosyltransferase family 4 protein — translation MRIAMLAPISWRTPPRHYGPWEQVTSLLTEALVARGVDVTLFATLDSITSARLDGVCPAPYSEDPAIDAKVWEMLHVAHVFEQAGQFDLIHNQADFVPHAFARLVDTPMVTTIHGFSSDRIWPAYKRYEDRVHYVAISEADRHPDLRYAATIHHGIPLADFPFDPQGGDNLLFFGRIHPDKGAAEAMTAARRSGRKLVMAGIVQDQAYHDAQIAPALDGRSVVYLGPVGGAARAKTLGSARALLHLINFDEPFGLSVVEALACGTPVIARNRGSMRELIDDGVTGFLVDSLDAAVDAISRIDQIDRAACRAAVSERFTVERMADRYLGLYREILG, via the coding sequence TTGCGCATCGCCATGCTGGCGCCGATCTCCTGGCGGACACCGCCGCGCCATTACGGGCCCTGGGAGCAGGTCACCAGCCTCTTGACCGAGGCGCTGGTGGCGCGCGGCGTCGATGTCACCCTGTTCGCCACGCTGGACAGCATCACGTCGGCCCGTCTCGATGGGGTCTGCCCCGCGCCCTATTCCGAAGATCCCGCGATCGACGCGAAGGTGTGGGAGATGCTCCACGTCGCCCATGTCTTCGAGCAGGCCGGACAATTCGACCTGATCCACAACCAGGCGGATTTCGTCCCGCACGCGTTCGCGCGACTGGTCGACACGCCAATGGTGACGACCATCCACGGCTTCTCGTCGGACCGCATCTGGCCGGCCTACAAGCGATACGAGGATCGCGTCCACTACGTCGCGATCAGCGAGGCCGATCGTCATCCGGACCTGCGCTACGCCGCAACCATCCACCACGGCATCCCGCTCGCCGACTTTCCGTTCGATCCGCAAGGCGGCGACAACCTGCTGTTCTTCGGCCGCATTCATCCGGACAAAGGCGCTGCCGAGGCGATGACGGCGGCGCGCCGGTCGGGACGAAAACTGGTCATGGCCGGCATCGTCCAGGACCAGGCCTACCACGATGCGCAAATCGCCCCCGCACTCGACGGCCGCTCGGTCGTCTATCTCGGCCCCGTCGGCGGCGCGGCGCGCGCCAAAACGCTGGGCTCCGCGCGCGCGCTGCTCCACCTCATCAATTTCGACGAGCCGTTCGGCCTGTCGGTGGTCGAAGCACTGGCCTGCGGAACGCCGGTCATCGCCCGCAACCGCGGCTCGATGCGCGAGCTGATCGACGACGGCGTGACCGGCTTCCTGGTCGACAGCCTCGACGCCGCGGTCGATGCGATCTCCCGCATCGACCAGATCGATCGCGCCGCCTGCCGCGCCGCGGTGTCCGAGCGTTTCACGGTGGAGCGGATGGCGGATCGGTATTTGGGATTGTATCGGGAGATATTGGGGTGA
- a CDS encoding HigA family addiction module antitoxin, with protein MTAVKYVPAPPVTPGEVLRKRILGADITQDTLARAMDVSRFSVSQIINGKRAITPEMALRLAHVTSTTPEYWLDLQRAVDLYTARRKLGAELKRLLVVRAPKTEAELYRDA; from the coding sequence ATGACGGCGGTGAAGTACGTTCCGGCCCCCCCGGTGACCCCGGGGGAGGTGCTCAGGAAGCGCATCCTCGGCGCCGATATCACCCAGGATACGCTCGCCAGGGCGATGGACGTGTCGCGCTTCTCTGTCAGTCAGATCATCAACGGCAAGCGCGCCATCACGCCCGAGATGGCGTTGCGGCTTGCCCACGTCACCAGCACCACGCCGGAGTACTGGCTCGATCTGCAGCGCGCGGTCGATCTCTACACGGCGCGTCGCAAGCTCGGCGCCGAGCTCAAGCGCTTGCTGGTCGTGCGCGCGCCCAAGACCGAGGCCGAGCTCTACAGGGACGCGTGA
- a CDS encoding Bug family tripartite tricarboxylate transporter substrate binding protein, with protein MLRILRHGVFGLAVLLGLFSATPPASAAYPDRPIHWLIGFSAGGPVDIVARIMAQWLSDRLGQQVIVENRTGSGGNIAAAAAINSPPDGYTLLFVAPNNAISTSLYKKLPFDFIRDTVPVASIMQLTNMLVVSNAFPAKTVQEFVDYCKANPGKISFASSGNGTSVHMSAELFKVMTKCDMVHVPYRGSAIAFPDIISNKVQLIFDNLPSALEQVKGGTVRALGVTSPQRWPIVPDVPAIAETVPGFESVGFYGISAPKGTPPEAIEIINKAVGEALKDPKLVAKLAEIGGIPKPMTPAEFGKLVTDETEKWRKVVEFAGVSVD; from the coding sequence ATGTTGCGAATTTTGCGTCACGGTGTTTTCGGGCTCGCAGTCCTGTTAGGTCTTTTCAGCGCTACCCCTCCTGCCTCCGCCGCCTATCCCGACCGTCCCATCCACTGGCTGATCGGCTTTTCCGCCGGCGGCCCCGTCGACATCGTGGCGCGGATCATGGCGCAGTGGCTGTCGGACCGTCTCGGCCAGCAGGTCATCGTCGAGAACCGCACCGGCTCCGGCGGCAACATCGCCGCCGCCGCGGCGATCAATTCGCCGCCGGACGGCTACACGCTGCTGTTCGTCGCGCCGAACAACGCGATCTCGACCTCGCTCTACAAGAAGCTTCCGTTCGATTTCATCCGCGACACCGTGCCGGTGGCGAGCATCATGCAGCTCACCAACATGCTGGTCGTCTCCAACGCGTTCCCGGCCAAGACGGTCCAGGAGTTCGTCGACTATTGCAAGGCCAACCCCGGCAAGATCTCCTTTGCCTCCTCCGGCAACGGCACCTCGGTGCACATGTCGGCCGAGTTGTTCAAGGTGATGACCAAATGCGACATGGTGCACGTGCCCTATCGCGGATCGGCGATCGCCTTCCCCGACATCATCTCCAACAAGGTGCAGCTGATCTTCGACAATCTGCCCTCCGCGCTGGAGCAGGTGAAAGGCGGCACTGTCCGCGCGCTCGGCGTCACCTCGCCGCAGCGCTGGCCGATCGTGCCCGACGTGCCCGCGATCGCCGAGACCGTGCCGGGCTTCGAATCGGTCGGCTTCTACGGCATCTCCGCGCCGAAGGGCACGCCTCCCGAGGCGATCGAGATCATCAACAAGGCCGTCGGCGAAGCGCTGAAGGATCCGAAGCTGGTGGCAAAGCTGGCCGAGATCGGCGGCATCCCCAAGCCGATGACACCGGCCGAGTTCGGCAAGCTGGTCACCGACGAGACCGAGAAGTGGCGCAAGGTGGTGGAGTTCGCCGGGGTCTCGGTGGACTGA
- a CDS encoding TAXI family TRAP transporter solute-binding subunit, with the protein MRFAIILLAAVLLASPAAAQTGGTAISTTTISLGTATSGGGFPLYGNAFAEVMNAADPQIAIAPRNTKGSNENIPLLEKGELDLALVAGEPAYEAFAGIGRAPVRLKILTAIYSNPGMFVVRADSPYRTIRDLVGQPVAFGARGSGLPILARYVLDGLGLKQDEDFKAIYLDRAGDGPAMVEDGRVAALWGAGIGWPGFAAVASSASGARFIAPSVDEMTRIRAKHAFLKPLLVPAGSYPKQDAPIASLGSWSFVLTREDLPDDVAYRLAKTLHGVEAVFCKKLAQACETTASNTVAAAPRPELIHPGVMKYFREIGVVK; encoded by the coding sequence ATGAGATTCGCGATCATCCTTCTCGCTGCAGTGCTGCTCGCCAGCCCCGCTGCCGCTCAAACCGGAGGCACGGCCATCTCGACCACGACGATCAGCCTGGGCACCGCGACATCAGGCGGCGGCTTCCCGCTCTATGGCAACGCCTTCGCGGAGGTGATGAACGCGGCCGATCCGCAAATCGCCATCGCGCCCCGCAACACCAAGGGCAGCAACGAGAACATTCCGCTGCTGGAGAAGGGCGAACTCGATCTCGCGCTGGTCGCGGGCGAGCCGGCCTACGAGGCCTTTGCCGGCATCGGACGTGCGCCGGTACGATTGAAGATCCTGACGGCGATCTATTCCAACCCCGGCATGTTCGTGGTGCGCGCGGACAGTCCCTACAGGACGATCCGCGATCTCGTGGGACAGCCCGTCGCGTTCGGCGCCAGGGGCTCGGGCCTGCCGATCCTGGCGCGCTACGTGCTGGATGGGCTCGGCCTGAAGCAGGACGAAGACTTCAAGGCGATCTATCTCGACCGCGCCGGCGACGGCCCCGCGATGGTCGAGGACGGCCGCGTCGCCGCGCTCTGGGGCGCCGGCATCGGCTGGCCCGGCTTTGCCGCGGTCGCATCGAGCGCGTCAGGCGCGCGCTTCATTGCCCCCAGCGTGGACGAGATGACGCGCATCCGCGCCAAGCATGCGTTCCTGAAGCCGCTGCTGGTGCCGGCGGGCAGCTATCCGAAGCAGGACGCACCGATCGCTTCGCTCGGCTCCTGGAGCTTCGTGCTGACCCGCGAGGATCTGCCCGACGATGTCGCCTATCGCCTGGCGAAGACGCTGCACGGTGTCGAAGCGGTCTTTTGCAAGAAGCTCGCCCAGGCCTGCGAGACCACGGCCTCGAACACCGTCGCGGCGGCGCCGAGGCCGGAGCTGATCCATCCGGGCGTGATGAAGTATTTTCGTGAGATCGGGGTGGTGAAATAA
- a CDS encoding ABC transporter substrate-binding protein, which yields MNPIRFGLPVAAALTAALLSGAASAQLSDDIVKIGVLTDMNGPASAPTGQGSVTAAQMAIDDFGGTVLGKPISIVVGDHQLKADIGASLARRWYDVEQVDLIVDVPVSAVGLAVQNIANEKKRLFITHSTGTADFHGKFCSPYAIQWVFDTRALAVGTADAVVKRGGDSWFFITDDYAFGHSLERDASAVVNANGGKVLGSVRPPLATPDLSSFVLQAQASKAKIIGIAAGPPNNMNEIKTGSEFGVFKGGQQMAALLALITDIHGLGLQAAQGLLLTTSFYWDMDDKTRAWSKRYFAKLNKMPSMWQAGVYSSVMHYLNAIKEAGTDDPLKVAAKMREKPIEDFFARNGKLREDNLMVHDLWLVQVKTPEESKYPWDYYKILTTISGDKAFGPPDPACPLVKK from the coding sequence GTGAATCCAATCAGATTTGGACTGCCGGTCGCGGCCGCCTTGACGGCGGCGCTGCTATCCGGCGCGGCGTCGGCGCAGCTTTCCGACGACATCGTCAAGATCGGCGTGCTCACCGACATGAACGGCCCGGCCTCCGCGCCGACCGGCCAGGGCTCGGTGACGGCCGCGCAGATGGCGATCGACGATTTCGGCGGCACCGTGCTCGGCAAGCCGATCAGCATCGTGGTTGGCGACCACCAGCTCAAGGCCGACATCGGCGCCTCGCTCGCGCGGCGCTGGTACGACGTCGAGCAGGTCGATCTGATCGTCGACGTGCCGGTCTCGGCGGTCGGGCTCGCGGTGCAGAACATCGCCAACGAGAAGAAGCGGCTGTTCATCACCCACTCCACCGGTACCGCCGACTTCCACGGCAAGTTCTGCTCGCCCTACGCGATCCAATGGGTGTTCGACACCCGCGCGCTCGCGGTCGGCACCGCGGACGCGGTGGTCAAGCGCGGCGGCGACAGCTGGTTCTTCATCACCGACGATTACGCCTTCGGCCATTCGCTGGAGCGCGACGCTTCCGCGGTCGTCAACGCCAATGGCGGCAAGGTGCTGGGCTCGGTGCGGCCGCCGCTGGCAACGCCTGACCTCTCCTCCTTCGTGCTGCAGGCGCAGGCCTCCAAGGCCAAGATCATCGGCATTGCCGCAGGTCCGCCCAACAACATGAACGAGATCAAGACCGGCTCGGAGTTCGGCGTGTTCAAGGGCGGCCAGCAGATGGCGGCGCTGCTGGCGCTGATCACCGACATCCACGGCCTCGGCCTGCAGGCGGCGCAAGGCCTGCTGCTGACGACCTCGTTCTACTGGGACATGGACGACAAGACCCGCGCATGGTCGAAGCGCTATTTCGCCAAGTTGAACAAGATGCCGTCGATGTGGCAGGCCGGCGTCTACTCGAGCGTGATGCACTATCTCAACGCCATCAAGGAGGCCGGCACCGACGACCCGCTCAAGGTCGCCGCCAAGATGCGCGAGAAGCCGATCGAGGATTTCTTCGCCCGCAACGGCAAGCTTCGCGAGGACAATCTGATGGTGCACGACCTCTGGCTGGTGCAGGTCAAGACGCCGGAGGAGAGCAAATATCCGTGGGACTATTACAAGATCCTCACCACGATCTCCGGCGACAAGGCGTTCGGACCGCCGGACCCGGCGTGTCCGCTGGTGAAGAAGTAA
- a CDS encoding helix-turn-helix transcriptional regulator, producing the protein MEFLTTSEAADYLRLGERKLYELVTTGAIPCTKVTGKWLFPRHELDLWVLSGLARPAGMLIAEPPPVVGGSQDELLDWALRESGSGLGSMSEGSVRGLERLQRNEVMAAAIHFHSLDASDDLTGDASVEALRAAPDLHDAVLVAFVRREQGLVLPQGNPRHLHGLTDVLTLGARMAMRQQGTGAQMLLDLLLKRAGASTRDLRRVETPALTGPDLAELVRAGQADCGIATRAAARSAGLDFVPLVWESFDLAMRQRSYFRPAMRALIGFLNERRLRQRAEELTGYDPSPAGQIRFAA; encoded by the coding sequence ATGGAATTCCTGACGACCAGCGAAGCCGCCGACTATCTTCGGCTCGGCGAACGCAAGCTCTACGAACTCGTCACCACCGGCGCGATCCCCTGCACCAAGGTGACCGGGAAGTGGCTCTTCCCGCGCCACGAACTCGACCTCTGGGTACTCTCGGGTCTCGCGCGTCCGGCCGGCATGTTGATCGCGGAGCCGCCGCCGGTCGTGGGCGGCAGCCAGGACGAGCTGCTGGATTGGGCCTTGCGCGAATCCGGCTCGGGCCTGGGATCGATGAGCGAGGGCAGCGTGCGCGGGCTCGAGCGCTTACAGCGCAACGAGGTGATGGCAGCGGCGATACACTTCCACAGCCTGGATGCTTCCGACGATCTCACCGGGGATGCCAGTGTCGAAGCGCTGCGCGCCGCACCGGATTTGCACGATGCGGTGCTGGTCGCATTCGTGCGCCGCGAGCAGGGACTCGTGCTGCCGCAAGGCAATCCCAGGCACCTGCACGGCCTGACGGACGTGCTCACGCTCGGCGCCCGGATGGCGATGCGGCAGCAGGGCACGGGCGCGCAGATGCTGCTCGACCTGCTCCTGAAGCGCGCCGGCGCCTCGACGCGGGATTTGCGCCGGGTCGAGACGCCGGCCCTGACCGGACCGGATCTCGCGGAACTGGTCCGCGCCGGCCAGGCCGATTGCGGCATCGCGACGCGCGCCGCCGCGCGTTCGGCCGGCCTCGATTTCGTGCCGCTGGTCTGGGAGAGTTTCGACCTCGCGATGCGGCAGCGCAGCTATTTCCGCCCCGCCATGCGGGCCTTGATCGGATTCCTGAACGAACGGCGGCTGCGCCAGCGCGCGGAGGAACTGACCGGCTACGATCCCTCCCCCGCAGGGCAGATCCGCTTCGCAGCCTGA
- a CDS encoding substrate-binding domain-containing protein yields the protein MGRLFVVFALLCGLAAGVAASSAEDRSIVLATTTATQESGLLDFLLPIFRDKTGIEVTVIARRADAVLDGPRRGEADVVLMHARPQEEKFVADGFGVKRFDVMYNDYVLIGPKSDPAGVKGKDIATALKAIEAKGAPFVTRGDRSGTHAAELALWIVAGIDIAAAKGAWYREAGQGIASALEAARAANGYVLSDRGSWIAFRDRGDLDIVVEGDRRLLNQYGVMLVNPEKFPDVKKDLAQTFIDWLTSPEGQTAIAGYKVDGQQLFFPNSDRSGG from the coding sequence ATGGGCCGCTTGTTCGTCGTATTCGCGCTCCTCTGCGGCCTCGCCGCCGGCGTCGCGGCCTCGTCTGCGGAGGACCGCAGCATCGTGCTCGCCACGACCACCGCGACACAGGAGTCCGGTCTGCTCGACTTTCTGCTGCCGATCTTCCGCGACAAGACCGGCATCGAGGTGACCGTGATCGCGCGGCGCGCCGACGCGGTGCTCGACGGGCCGCGAAGGGGCGAGGCCGACGTCGTGCTGATGCATGCACGGCCTCAGGAGGAGAAATTCGTCGCCGACGGGTTTGGCGTGAAGCGTTTTGACGTCATGTACAACGACTATGTGCTGATCGGGCCGAAGAGCGATCCCGCCGGCGTCAAGGGCAAGGACATCGCGACGGCGCTGAAGGCGATCGAGGCCAAGGGCGCCCCGTTCGTGACGCGCGGCGATCGCTCGGGCACCCACGCCGCGGAGCTGGCGCTCTGGATCGTCGCCGGCATCGACATCGCGGCGGCCAAGGGCGCCTGGTACCGCGAGGCGGGGCAGGGCATAGCCTCGGCCCTCGAAGCCGCGCGTGCCGCGAATGGCTATGTGCTATCGGATCGCGGCAGCTGGATCGCCTTCAGGGATCGCGGCGATCTCGACATCGTCGTCGAAGGTGACCGGCGGCTACTCAATCAGTACGGCGTGATGCTGGTAAACCCCGAGAAGTTTCCGGACGTGAAGAAGGATCTCGCGCAGACCTTCATCGACTGGCTGACCTCGCCGGAGGGGCAGACGGCGATCGCCGGCTACAAGGTCGACGGGCAGCAGCTGTTCTTTCCGAATTCGGACAGGTCGGGCGGTTGA
- a CDS encoding molybdopterin-binding protein: MTQRLPPSLTSLDTALAALLSGLEPLAPVQLPLIEAAGCIATGTPLLAAHPPHDIAAADGWALRANDLVGATSYSPLPLTKAPAWVESGDAMPDGCDCVVDADAVDESGPLVQVLAEGVPGQGVRRGGSDIAERMPAGTEGLPVGAADLLLARMNGLDKLSVRRPRLRIVNVPGATATMLMIAGIARAAGLDVQTSEAAARDAVSIADALDMSSCDLILTVGGSGVGRADAAVSALAQRGHVIAHGVALQPGQTAAVAKLGKVPVVALPGSPDHALAAWLTLVLPLIDRLSARRPRRQVSLPLARKIASSVGIAEIALLAREQRAWMPLAVGEWPLQSIAGADAWLLIPASDEGFAAGEPVDAYLMRE, translated from the coding sequence ATGACCCAGCGCCTTCCGCCATCGCTGACATCGCTCGACACCGCGCTCGCCGCGTTGCTGAGCGGGCTTGAGCCGCTTGCACCGGTACAGTTGCCGCTGATCGAAGCGGCCGGCTGCATCGCTACGGGTACGCCGCTGCTGGCGGCCCATCCGCCGCACGACATTGCCGCCGCGGACGGCTGGGCGCTCCGTGCCAACGATCTCGTCGGCGCAACCTCTTATTCGCCGCTGCCTTTGACGAAAGCGCCCGCATGGGTCGAGTCCGGCGACGCGATGCCCGACGGCTGTGATTGTGTGGTCGATGCCGACGCGGTCGATGAATCCGGTCCGCTCGTGCAGGTGCTGGCGGAGGGCGTGCCGGGGCAGGGCGTCAGGCGTGGCGGCAGCGATATCGCGGAGCGCATGCCGGCCGGCACCGAGGGCCTTCCGGTCGGCGCAGCCGATCTGCTGCTTGCGCGCATGAACGGTTTGGACAAGCTCTCCGTGCGCCGGCCCCGGCTGCGCATCGTCAACGTGCCCGGTGCAACGGCAACGATGCTCATGATCGCCGGGATCGCGCGCGCTGCGGGACTGGATGTGCAGACGTCTGAGGCCGCGGCGCGTGATGCGGTGTCGATTGCCGATGCGCTCGATATGTCCTCTTGCGATCTGATCCTGACGGTCGGCGGCAGCGGCGTTGGCCGCGCCGATGCGGCCGTCTCGGCGCTGGCCCAGCGCGGTCATGTGATCGCGCACGGCGTTGCGCTTCAGCCCGGGCAGACTGCCGCCGTCGCGAAGCTCGGAAAGGTTCCCGTCGTCGCCTTGCCGGGCTCGCCGGATCATGCGCTGGCAGCGTGGCTGACGCTCGTGCTTCCGCTGATCGACCGACTATCGGCGCGCCGGCCGCGCCGGCAGGTGAGCCTGCCACTTGCGCGAAAGATCGCATCCAGTGTCGGCATCGCCGAGATCGCTTTGCTGGCGAGGGAACAACGTGCGTGGATGCCGCTCGCCGTAGGTGAATGGCCGCTCCAGTCCATTGCCGGTGCGGATGCATGGCTGCTCATTCCCGCCAGCGACGAGGGATTTGCGGCGGGTGAGCCAGTCGATGCCTATCTGATGCGGGAATGA